CCACGAAAAAAGAACTCTGTCTAAACTCTTAAAAAATACTTTGGCTAACTCCTGAAACCGCGCTTACCAGCCAGCCGCAGGCGATGCCACAAAGAAAAGATCCTTTGCCTAAGGCAAAGGATCTTTTCTTTAGAATATTAAGTATTTTTTGTTTAGAATATTAAGGATCTTTCGTTGGAAATATCAAGGATCTTTTGTTTTCAATATCATTGCCTGATCCACTTAATCGCTTCCTTCCACGTAATCTTCTTCCCATACATCAATATCCCCGTCCTATATATCTTCCCTGCCATCCACGTCGTTCCTAAAAACCCAACTATCAACAACACCATCGACAACCCCAATTGCCAATACGGCACCGTCCCCGGCACACCATAAGGAATCCTCGCCATCATCACCATCGGCGACGTAAACGGAATGATACTTCCCCAAAACGCCAATGAACTATTCGGATGTTGCACCGCCGCAATCATCACCATTATACCAATAATAATCGGCAATGTTATCGGCAATGTCAGTCCCTGCACATCCGTAGGATCCTCATTCACCAAACTCCCCACCGCTGCAAACAACGCCGCATAAAACAAATAACCACCCAGAAAATAAAATATAAAACAAGAAATAATCAATCCCCAGTTAATACTATCCATCACATATCTCAACTGTGACGCCGCCTCCATCATCGCAACATTATTATTCGCATTATTCTGCGCCGCACTATTCATGACGGCTGTAGGAATAAACAATTGCAACACACAGATCAGCACCACCCAAATAGAAAACTGTAACAGCCCTACACCTGCAATCCCCACTATCTTCCCCATCATCAGCTGAAACGGTTTCACACTAGACACCATCACCTCTGCAATACGGTTCACCTTCTCTTCCATCACACCTCTCATCACTGCCATCCCAAAAAACATCAGGATAATATAAATAATAAACCCGCTGGAATACCCCACCGCATATGCAATCACTGAACTCCCTTTCTTCTCCTCCTTTCCTGATCTGAATTCAATATTAATATTCGATTTAAATCCTTTGATCTGTGCAATATCAATATTCGCCTTCTCCATCCGCACCTCTTCAATCCGGGTATTCAGATACCTGTTCAGGTGACTCTCTATTCCCAGTCCCGGCTGCCCACTACTATAATACGTAATACCCAATGGTCTTTCAATATCAATCGCAGGAATATACAACACACCAGAATAACCATAATCCTCGTAATGTTTACTGAAAGTATCAATCGCCGTCTCCGTCAGGAATTTAAAATAAATCCCTTTCTCATCCGGCAATTTATTCAGGAACAAATGACTATCATCTATCACCGCTACACGCTGATCTTCGTTAGCACTCGTAGCTATCAGCACCGGCACTACAATCATCGCCGCAAAGAACAGCGGTACTAACAGGGTGACAACGAGAAAGGACCGCTTGCGCACGCGGAAGGTGAACTCTCTTTTGATGATGAGCCAGATCTTATTCATAGGATTAATTAATTGGTTCTTCTATTTGCTGTACCTGTTGTATAAACACCTCATTGATAGAAGGTAGTATTTCCTGGAAGGAAGTTATAGGGATTTCCTGCCTGATAAAATGTGCGAGAATATCATTTGTTGTACTGCCCTCAGTGAGTTTCACGATATAACCGCTCTCTTCCTGTGAGACAATGGTAAAATGATAAGTCATTACTTCTGCAAAGTTAGGGACTCTGCCCAATCCTATCCGGAACAGGTCTTGTTTGAAATCGTGCCTGATCTGTTTCACCTCTCCATCCAGGATTTTCTTTCCTTTATTCACAAGAATAATATGGTCACAGATCTCTTCTACCTGTTCCATACGATGGGTGGAGAAGATGATCGTGGTACCATTCAAAGCAAGGTCAAAGATTTCCTGTTTGATCAGGTTGGAGTTGATGGGATCTAACCCTGAGAAGGGCTCATCCAGTATTAACAGTGATGGCTCATGGATTATGGTGGAAATAAACTGCACTTTTTGTTGCATGCCTTTACTCAACTCTTCCACTTTCTTATTATACCATGCGTTGATATCAAACTTATCGAACCAATATTTGATCTTTTCTTTGGCTTCCTTTTCCGTCATGCCTTTGAGCTGTGCCAGATAAAGCGCTTGATCCCCTACCTTCATTTTTTTGTACAGCCCTCTTTCCTCCGGCATGTAGCCGATGGAATGAACGTCATTATCCGGATGAAAAGGTTTGCCTTTAAAAAGTATTTCTCCCTGATCGGGGTAAAAGATGCCGGTGATCATACGGAGCAGGGTGGTTTTTCCTGCGCCATTGGGTCCAAGCAGCCCAAAGATGCTACCCTCGGGGATAACAAAACTAATATCATCTACAGCTTTATGCGAGGCATAATCTTTATGCAAGTTTCTAACTTCGAGCAAACCCATAATTCTATATTACGGGACGGAAATTACAAAAAATCCTACTGGCCTGGATAGAATAAATTAAAAAGATAATCAAAAGGTGTATGAAAAATGCAGATAATGAAAAGTATCTCAATGCCATAAAGGGATTTTCGGATAACGTAAAGTTACAATAACAGGTTATTCAGACCCACGGCAGCAAATCTGGTTTTCTCTATGTATATAAAAAAATAAAATAAGTCATCTACTGATACTGCTGTAAAAAACCTTGCGCTTTAAGCTGGTTAATATTACATTCAGTTAAAAATTCAAATTGATATATGTCATGACATGATGATTTCAATCCGTAGAACCCGATTCCCCCAAAAATAAAAACAATTCATTTCCTTTAATTGTCAATTAGACATTAAAATAAAGGCACTGAAAGAACATGCTAAAAAAAGAGAATAAATAGCATAAATACAGAATGTCAAAAAATAAATGATTTTACCCCCCATTTTATACGATTTACCCCTGTTTGCAACAATGAATTTAATGCTTGCTTTGTTACAGTCTATATATAGATGGGCTCAATAATTCTGAGACTGAGTATTTCATTTTAACCTACTTAAACAGATTCTCGTTATGAAAAGATTTCTAAGCATCTTTCTTTTCCTATTTCCGTACATGACACTTTTTGCCCAGCAATCGAAGATCACGGGCAAGGTGGTTTCCGGTACGGACCCATTACCCGGGGTAACAGTAAGGATTAAACACTCCAGCCAGGGAACAGTAACAGATAGTAAGGGTCAGTTTACCCTTATGGCAGGTACTGGTGATACCCTGGTATTCAATCATATCTCTTTTCTTACAAGGGAGATAGTGGCAAATGGCAACGGTATGATGAATGTATCGCTGGTGTCTGCCAGCCAGAATGTGAACGAAGTGGTAGTGGTAGGTTATGGTACACAGAAAAAAGCAAACCTGACAGGCGCCGTCGGCGTTGTTAAAATGGAAGACATGGAGAGCCGGCCATTAACCAATCCCGGTCAGGCATTGCAAGGTACTGTAGCAGGGGTATATGCTTTGCAAAGCTCCGGGAAGCCCGGCGATGATGGTGCTGTTCTGGATATTCGTGGGGTAGGTACATTTGGTGACAATACACCATTAGTATTAATTGATGGCTTTCCGGGTAATATAAATGATGTCAATGCCAATGACATACAATCCATATCTGTGTTAAAGGATGCCGCTTCCGCCGCTATCTATGGTAACAGGGCCGCCAACGGTGTCATCCTGATCACAACTAAAAAAGGCACCGCTGGTAAATTAAGGGTAAATTATACCGCATATTATGGTTCTCAAAGCCCTACCAGACTGCCACATGTTTTGAACGCTGTAGATTATACCACACTTTATAATGAAGCTTCTGTCAATTCCGGCGGAACGGTAATGTATGCTGACTCTATCATCGCAAAGTATGCAGCACACAATGATCTGATGTATCCGGATATCAATTATTTCAAAGTGTACTATGGCAACGCAAATATTCAAAATCACCGCTTAAGCATTTCCGGAGGAAACGATAATGTCAACTATGCATTTATGCTGGGTCGCCTGAATCAGGACGGGATCCTTGTAGGCACCAGCTACAAGAAAACGGACTTCAGATCAAATATTGATGCCTATTTCCTAAAGAATAAAAGACTCCGGTTTTCAGGAAAATTATCTGGAAACCTGGGCGTGAAAAATGAACCAACAGACCTGTGGAATGCAGAGTGGTATGCAACACTTGCGCCAATTCACCCTTTACGAAATGCCGCCGGGCAATGGGTATCTGTTAACGGAGAACGAAACTACTATGGGGAAATTAAAGAAGGTAGTACTTCACTGACCAAACGATACAATTTTAACGGCCAGGTAGAAGCTGAATATAAGATAATAAACGGCCTGAGTGCCCAAATCACTTATGGCTATAATGTAATGACTTCAAAAGCAAATGCGTTTCACGCAAATGTTACATTATATAATGAAAGCGGCACCACTACCAACCTGGTCTCCAATCTAAATGTTACCGACGAAACTGATGTTCAATCCTTGCTGACCTCCTTGTTAAAATACAACAAAGTGCTCGGTAAACATGAGTTTAACTTATTGGGCGGTTATTCTGAAGAAGAATTCACCTACGATTGGGAAAGCGCTTACCGTTCAGGATTTGTTAATAATACACAACGTGTGCTCAATCTTGGAGACCCTTCTACCCAAACGAATAATGCGGGCAGTTACGACCTTGGCTTGCGCTCCTATTTTGGCCGCCTGAATTATGTCTTTGACGGGAAGTACCTGTTTGAGGCTAACATCAGAAGAGATGGCTCTTCCAGGTTTGCAAAGGAACACCGGTGGGGAACATTCCCCTCTTTCTCCGCAGGCTGGGTAATCTCAAAAGAAAGTTTTATGGAAAGCCTGACCTGGATAGACATGCTTAAACTCCGTGCTTCCTGGGGCAGACTGGGCAACCAGAACATCAGTAATTATTACAATGGAAGCGATATCCTGACATCCGGGCAAAACTACTCCCTGGGCGGTTCATTGTATTCAGGTGTAGCTGTTACTGCTATGACCAATAAAGATCTTACCTGGGAAACAGCACAACAACTCGACTTTGGTATTGATATGTACCTGAAGAAAAACTTTGAAATCACTGCCGATTATTTCGACAAGCGAACAAAGGACTTACTACTGACCCAGTCTATACCACTAACGATGGCTCAATCTGCACCGTATGCAAATGCGGGCGAGGTGCAGAACAAGGGGATCGAAGCTGCCATCACCTATAGAACTACCTTTTCTAACGGGTTCAAATTAAGAGCAACAATCAATGCCTCTCATATGGTAAATAAGATTGTAAGAATGGATGTTGCGGAACAGCTGACTTCACCCAAAGCCATTAAGACCGGCGCAGCCATCAATTCATTCTACGGTTACAAAATGGACGGCATATACCAGATATCAGACTTTACCTGGCAAAATAACAGCGATCAGTCAATCCCTTATGCTGAACGCAACTATACAATAAAACCAGGAGTAGTACAGGTTTCCAACTACACGGCGCAACCAGGCGATATCAAGTATAAGGACCTCAATGGCGATAAGGCAGTTGACATGAATAATGACCGCACCATCATAGGAAATCAATTTCCTAAGCTTACTTATGGATTCAATATTAATATGGAATATAAAGGATTTGACCTGAGTATGTTTTTACAGGGTGTTCAGGGCATCCAGGGATATACCTATTATGAAATTGCTACTCCATTCAGCGGATTTGCAAATATGGGCGACTGGTGGCTGAAAAGATGGACACCTGATCATCCATCCAATACCTTGCCACGGCTAACCTTAGATGGTGCACGTAATAATATCCATTCTTCTTTTTACATGGAAAACGCTTCATATCTGCGCTTGAAAAATATTGAACTGGGCTACTCTATAAGCCCAAAAATCCTTTCCAGAGCAGGTATCAGTTCCCTCAGGATCTATGGAAATGTGCAAAACGCTTTTACAATTACAAAATTCAAAGGGTTTGATCCCGAGCAAACAGTTGGTCAAACCAGGGCGCAGGCTTTCCCGCAGGTCCGTATTATGACGATGGGTGCAAGTGTTAACTTTTAAAAAGGGCAGTTCATGAAAAACATATATAAAATAACTCTTTTCTTCTTTGCTTTGTCTATATTGGGTTGTAAGAAAGATCTTCTTGATAAAACACCAAAGGACAGACTTTCTCCCGCTACGTTCTTTCAAAACGAGTCGCAATGCAAACAGGCACTGATAGGTATCTATAATGCCATTCAGCCTAATGCAACACCTTCCCATTTTTACCAGTTCGATTATATGTCTGATAATGGTTACTGCCAGGACTCCTGGCAGGGATCCAGGGAAATCGGCGAATGGCTCACCAATACTTCCAGCTGGGCCCCCTATGCTAAATGGACGATGGACTTTACCATCATCTCCAGGGCAAACGAATTTCTCCAGGACATCAGCAATGCAACCGTAAGTGAAACAGTTAAAACACAAATGTCTGCCGAAGCTAAATTCCTTAGAGGATATGCTTATACCGACCTGATCACCTATTTCGGGGATGTACCACTTATCACAAAAGTGCTGGCATTGTCAGAAGCTTACGTATCAAGAACCGCTAAAAGCGATGTACTTACTCAGATCATTTCCGATCTTAATGATGCAGCAGCCGACCTTCCTGTTTCCTACTCCGGAACAGATGTAGGACGTGCCACAAAAGGAGCAGCGATTGCTTATAAGGCAAAAGTCCTGCTGTATAACCAAAAATGGGCCGAAGCTGCACAAGCTGCACAGGATGTGATCGATCTGGGAGCATACAGCTTATTTTCAAACTATGAAACCTTGTTTGACGAGGCCCATGAAAATAATGTAGAAGTTATTTTTGATATTCAGTACATCTCTACTACACAGGCACAGCCATGGCCCTCATCTGCTTTATCTCTTAGCAGCTGGCCTACTGCAAATGTTACAGCAGACCTGATCAACTCATATTACATGACAAACGGGTTGCCAATTACAAATGCAAATTCAGGCTATGATGAGCAGGACCCTTTTAAAAACCGTGATCCCCGGCTGGCTGCGTCAGTAGTCCTGCCAGGTTCATCATTCGGGTCATCTACATTCATACCATCTGTGGACCAGGTTCCCTGTGGCGCACGACCTCGCAAATACGCTGCGCTGGGCATTGCAGATGTCAACAACTGCTCCCTTAACACAATCCTGATGCGATATGCAGATATCTACCTGATGCGGGCAGAAGCACTGATCGAATCCGGAAGCACAGAGCAGGAAATATATACGCTGATCGATAAAGTAAGAGCCA
This Chitinophaga sancti DNA region includes the following protein-coding sequences:
- a CDS encoding RagB/SusD family nutrient uptake outer membrane protein; this encodes MKNIYKITLFFFALSILGCKKDLLDKTPKDRLSPATFFQNESQCKQALIGIYNAIQPNATPSHFYQFDYMSDNGYCQDSWQGSREIGEWLTNTSSWAPYAKWTMDFTIISRANEFLQDISNATVSETVKTQMSAEAKFLRGYAYTDLITYFGDVPLITKVLALSEAYVSRTAKSDVLTQIISDLNDAAADLPVSYSGTDVGRATKGAAIAYKAKVLLYNQKWAEAAQAAQDVIDLGAYSLFSNYETLFDEAHENNVEVIFDIQYISTTQAQPWPSSALSLSSWPTANVTADLINSYYMTNGLPITNANSGYDEQDPFKNRDPRLAASVVLPGSSFGSSTFIPSVDQVPCGARPRKYAALGIADVNNCSLNTILMRYADIYLMRAEALIESGSTEQEIYTLIDKVRARVNMPTVESVEGVGLTQSQLRNIVRHERRVEFYNEGTRYADMLRWQDASLVHDVYGYDKALLSNPASPATWTFKQIKVETRTFDASKGWLWPIPQADIDINKNLLPNNPGY
- a CDS encoding ABC transporter ATP-binding protein: MGLLEVRNLHKDYASHKAVDDISFVIPEGSIFGLLGPNGAGKTTLLRMITGIFYPDQGEILFKGKPFHPDNDVHSIGYMPEERGLYKKMKVGDQALYLAQLKGMTEKEAKEKIKYWFDKFDINAWYNKKVEELSKGMQQKVQFISTIIHEPSLLILDEPFSGLDPINSNLIKQEIFDLALNGTTIIFSTHRMEQVEEICDHIILVNKGKKILDGEVKQIRHDFKQDLFRIGLGRVPNFAEVMTYHFTIVSQEESGYIVKLTEGSTTNDILAHFIRQEIPITSFQEILPSINEVFIQQVQQIEEPIN
- a CDS encoding TonB-dependent receptor encodes the protein MKRFLSIFLFLFPYMTLFAQQSKITGKVVSGTDPLPGVTVRIKHSSQGTVTDSKGQFTLMAGTGDTLVFNHISFLTREIVANGNGMMNVSLVSASQNVNEVVVVGYGTQKKANLTGAVGVVKMEDMESRPLTNPGQALQGTVAGVYALQSSGKPGDDGAVLDIRGVGTFGDNTPLVLIDGFPGNINDVNANDIQSISVLKDAASAAIYGNRAANGVILITTKKGTAGKLRVNYTAYYGSQSPTRLPHVLNAVDYTTLYNEASVNSGGTVMYADSIIAKYAAHNDLMYPDINYFKVYYGNANIQNHRLSISGGNDNVNYAFMLGRLNQDGILVGTSYKKTDFRSNIDAYFLKNKRLRFSGKLSGNLGVKNEPTDLWNAEWYATLAPIHPLRNAAGQWVSVNGERNYYGEIKEGSTSLTKRYNFNGQVEAEYKIINGLSAQITYGYNVMTSKANAFHANVTLYNESGTTTNLVSNLNVTDETDVQSLLTSLLKYNKVLGKHEFNLLGGYSEEEFTYDWESAYRSGFVNNTQRVLNLGDPSTQTNNAGSYDLGLRSYFGRLNYVFDGKYLFEANIRRDGSSRFAKEHRWGTFPSFSAGWVISKESFMESLTWIDMLKLRASWGRLGNQNISNYYNGSDILTSGQNYSLGGSLYSGVAVTAMTNKDLTWETAQQLDFGIDMYLKKNFEITADYFDKRTKDLLLTQSIPLTMAQSAPYANAGEVQNKGIEAAITYRTTFSNGFKLRATINASHMVNKIVRMDVAEQLTSPKAIKTGAAINSFYGYKMDGIYQISDFTWQNNSDQSIPYAERNYTIKPGVVQVSNYTAQPGDIKYKDLNGDKAVDMNNDRTIIGNQFPKLTYGFNINMEYKGFDLSMFLQGVQGIQGYTYYEIATPFSGFANMGDWWLKRWTPDHPSNTLPRLTLDGARNNIHSSFYMENASYLRLKNIELGYSISPKILSRAGISSLRIYGNVQNAFTITKFKGFDPEQTVGQTRAQAFPQVRIMTMGASVNF
- a CDS encoding ABC transporter permease, which encodes MNKIWLIIKREFTFRVRKRSFLVVTLLVPLFFAAMIVVPVLIATSANEDQRVAVIDDSHLFLNKLPDEKGIYFKFLTETAIDTFSKHYEDYGYSGVLYIPAIDIERPLGITYYSSGQPGLGIESHLNRYLNTRIEEVRMEKANIDIAQIKGFKSNINIEFRSGKEEKKGSSVIAYAVGYSSGFIIYIILMFFGMAVMRGVMEEKVNRIAEVMVSSVKPFQLMMGKIVGIAGVGLLQFSIWVVLICVLQLFIPTAVMNSAAQNNANNNVAMMEAASQLRYVMDSINWGLIISCFIFYFLGGYLFYAALFAAVGSLVNEDPTDVQGLTLPITLPIIIGIMVMIAAVQHPNSSLAFWGSIIPFTSPMVMMARIPYGVPGTVPYWQLGLSMVLLIVGFLGTTWMAGKIYRTGILMYGKKITWKEAIKWIRQ